In Streptomyces sp. P9-A4, the genomic window GACAAGATGCTGGCGGTCCTGGGCCAGAACCCGGCGATGTACGAGTTCTGCTACGACGTGCTGCCCTCCCACTACTGACCGGCCCGCGCCGCCCTGCCCCTGGCCATGTCACCGGGGCGGGGCTGGGCGGGTCGTCGGGAAAGGGGCGGAAAAGACAGGCCCTAGTCCACGAGGTCCCGCACCACCGCGTCGGCGAGCAGCCGGCCCCGCAGGGTCAGGACCGCGCGCCCGGCCTCGTAGGGCCCGGGGTCGAGGAGCCCGTCGGTGAGCGCCTTGCGGGAGGCGGCGAGGCCCGCGGGCTTGAGCAGCGAAAGCTCCACGCCCTCCTTGAGCCGCAGTTCGAGCAGCACCCGCTCGACCCGCCGGTCCTCCTCGGAGAGCAGTTCCCGGCCCGCGCCGGGCGACTTCCCGCCGGCCAGCGCGGCCGCGTACGCCCCGGGATGCTTCACGTTCCACCAGCGCACGCCGCCCACGTGGCTGTGCGCGCCCGGTCCGGCGCCCCACCAGTCGGCGCCGCGCCAGTACAGCTCGTTGTGGAGGCAGCGGCCGGCCTCCGAGGTGGCCCAGTTGGACACCTCGTACCACTCGAATCCGGCTCCGGAGAGGACGTCCTCGGCGATCAGGTACCGGTCGGCGTGGACGTCGTCGTCGGTCATCGGCACCTCGCCGCGCCGGATGCGGCGGGCCAGCTGTGTCCCCTCCTCGACGATCAGCGCGTAGGCGCTGACGTGGTCGGGCCCGGCGCCGATGGCGGCGTCGAGGGAGGCCCGCCAGTCGTCGTCGGACTCGCCGGGGGTGCCGTAGATCAGGTCGAGGTTGACGTGCTCGAACCCGGCGGCCCGCGCCTCCGCGACGCACGCCTCGGGGCGTCCGGGGGTGTGCGTCCGGTCGAGGATCTTGAGGACGTGCTGCCTGGCGCTCTGCATGCCGAAGGAGATCCGGTTGAAGCCGCCCTCCCGCAGCTCCGCCAGATAGGCCGGGTTCACGGACTCGGGATTGGCCTCGGTCGTCACCTCGGCGTCGTCCGCCAGCCCGAACTCGTCCCGGACGGCCCCCAGCATCCGTACGAGGTCACCGGCGGCGAGCAGCGTGGGCGTACCGCCGCCGACGAACACGGTCCGCACGGGCCTGGGGTCGTCGCCGAGCACCTTCCGGGCCAGCCGGATCTCCTCGGCGACCTGCTCGGCGTAGTTGTCCCGGGAGGCGAGCACCCCGCCGGTGCCGCGCAGCTCGCTCGCGGTGTAGGTGTTGAAGTCGCAGTACCCGCAGCGGGTCGCGCAGTACGGCACGTGCAGGTAGAACCCGAGCGGCCGCTCCCCCGCCCCTTCGAGGGCGTGCGGGGGCAGCGCCCCGTCGTCGGGCACGGACTCACCATCGGGCAGTACGGAAGGCATGAGCCCCATTGTCCCGTACTGCCCGGGGTGAACGCCCTGCCCTGTGGACAACCTGTCCACAGGGCAGCGCTCAGGACACGCACGCGCCGGTCAGGACTCCCGGCGACCCCGCGTCTGCTGCGGTCAGGACTCCCGCGACCCCGCGTACATGTCGTCGATGAGGCCCTTATACTCCCGCTCCACCACCGGACGCTTCAGCTTCAGCGACGGCGTGAGCTCGCCGTG contains:
- the hemW gene encoding radical SAM family heme chaperone HemW; this translates as MPSVLPDGESVPDDGALPPHALEGAGERPLGFYLHVPYCATRCGYCDFNTYTASELRGTGGVLASRDNYAEQVAEEIRLARKVLGDDPRPVRTVFVGGGTPTLLAAGDLVRMLGAVRDEFGLADDAEVTTEANPESVNPAYLAELREGGFNRISFGMQSARQHVLKILDRTHTPGRPEACVAEARAAGFEHVNLDLIYGTPGESDDDWRASLDAAIGAGPDHVSAYALIVEEGTQLARRIRRGEVPMTDDDVHADRYLIAEDVLSGAGFEWYEVSNWATSEAGRCLHNELYWRGADWWGAGPGAHSHVGGVRWWNVKHPGAYAAALAGGKSPGAGRELLSEEDRRVERVLLELRLKEGVELSLLKPAGLAASRKALTDGLLDPGPYEAGRAVLTLRGRLLADAVVRDLVD